TGGCCCGCGCGATGCTTGGTGCGGGTTTTGGCGAGCCAGGCGCCGATCCTGACCGTGTCGTCGTCGACGCGGATCGTCTCGCGGGCGGCGGGGGCGCGGCCTTCGCGGTGGAGGAAGAGTTCGAGGAGTTGCACGGTCTGTTCGAAGGTGCGGCGGGGGCGGCCAGTAGAGGTGAGGGGGTTGCCGGCCGGGGTGAGGCCGAGGGAGGCCAGCAGGTGTTGCTGGCCGGGGTGGAGGGTGTGCCAGGTGGTGAGCTGGCGGTGCAGCCAGGAGCCGATCTTTACTCCGGCCAGGAGGGTGTCGTGGGTGAGCGTGGCGGGGTCTGTGCCGTTGGTGAGGTGGGTGCGCAGCAGGTGGTATTTGCGGTGCCAGTCCGGGCCGTAGGGCAGGCGCCAGTGGGCATCGAGGGCGGTCAGGTCGTCGGCGCGGGCGGGGTCTAGGGCGTTCTTGGTGGCGAGGTGGCGTTGTTCGGCGAGCCATGCGCCGGTGGGGGTGGTGGCGGGGGCGGCGAGGTGGCCGTGGGTTTGGTGGTAGTCGGCGGCCGCGGTGAGGCGGGCGCGCCAGGCGGCCTGGTGTTTGTCCCAGATCATGCCCAGGGTGTCGAGTTCGGCGGTGAGGTCGGGGTCGAGGCGGCCGGTGTGGTGGGCGTCGCGCATGGTGGTGATGAAGCGGCCGAGTTCGTAGCCGACGGTGTCCACGTGGTCGGTGGGGACGTCGAGATGGCCGTAGTGGTCGTGGAATGCCTGGGCTGCGGTCAGGCCTTCGCGGCGGGAGCGTGAGAGGGGGCCGCGGGGGTTGAAGGAGATGAGGTCCATGGCGCGGGCGATACGTTCGGGGTGGACGGTGAAGTCGAAGTGCCACCGGTGCCCGATGAGCCGGCTGGTTTCCGCAGGCAGGCGGTTGGCTTTGTTCGGGAGGCGTTCGAGGATGCGGTGGTCGTGGCTGGCCAGGGCGGTGGTGATCGCCCATACCGGCTCGTACGCGGTGCCCAGGATGTCTTCGGAGTCCGCGCCTGGGGGGATGTAGACGGGGACGATGAGGCTTGCGGTCTTGCCGGACACGTCCAGGCGTAGTGCCCGGCCCAGGCCCTGGACGCAGCGGATGACGCTGCTGGTGGGGTCGGCGAAGACGACCGCGTCGACGGACGGGATGTCGACGCCTTCGGCGATCACCTTCGCGTTCGTCAGGATCGCGCGGGGTGAGGCGGCGAAGTCGGTGAAGATCTGGGCGCGTTGGTCGGGGGTGTGGTCGCCGTGGACGAAGAACACTGTCGGCTGCAGGCCGGGGAACGCCCGGGGGTCTGCCCGGCGCAGCCGGCGCAGGGTGTGGCCGAGCTCGCGGGTGAACCGTCTCGCGTCTTCGACGAGGTGGAAGAAGACGAGCACGCGGCGCAGTTCGTGGTCGGACATGGCCTTCAGGACGGCCAGGTGCAGGGCGGTCGTCCGCAGCGCGTCGTGGGTATCGGCGATGTCGGTGCTCGTACCGGGGGCGGTGGTGTTGAGGCGGGTGCGCAGCTCGGTGTCGGTGATGGTGGGCACCACGATGCGGTAGTCCGCCGCGACGCCGTCCTCGATCGCCTGGGCGAGGGGGTACTCGAAGATCTTCTTTCCGTAGACGGCCTCGTTGTCCATGGAGTTGAGCGACACGTCCATGCCGGGCTCAAGCGTGCGTCGGCGGGGCCGGGGGCGGCCGGTGTCTGCGGACTCGACAAGGTCCGGTGCGGCGAAACTCCGGGGGGTGGCCGTCATGTAGAGGCGGCGGTCCGCACGGATCCGGGCGGTGTCGTTGACTGCGGCCCATTTCTTGTCCGCCCGGCCGGCGATCCGGTGCGCCTCGTCCATGACCGCGAGGTCGAACGGCGGCACACGGTAGCGGGTGTGCTGGGTGCCCTCGATCTTGTCGAGGGAGTCGTACGTACAGATCACCGTCAACGCGGGCAGTTGGTCCTCCCCCTCCCCCACCACCGACATCAGGGCGGCAAGCGAGCGGGAGTCGCTGGTGGAGCCGACCCGGCGTGCGGCAAGCGCGCCGTGCGCGGAGGCGTCCATCGAGGACACGATCACCATGTGCCCGGTGTGCCCGTCACGCCGCCAGGCGAGCGCGGTCTGCGCGGCCAGATCCAGGGTGGGCACGACGACCAGTACTAGGCGTGCCTGCAGCGCGTCCGCGACGCGGATCGAAACCAGCGTCTTGCCCGTACCCGTCGCGGAAACGAACAGGGCCCGGGTATACGGGCGCCGCAAATGCCGCACTGCCGCTTTCAGTCCACGCTCCTGGCCCGGGCGCAGCTCAGGCTTCCGGAACGGGCGGACAGAGGGGGCGTCGACCGGCGTAACCATGCCGCTCATCATGACGCAGAGGCAGGTGGGATATGTGGGGCTGTGGCGTGGGCTGCGTCTGGTCCCAGGGCGGGTCTGCAGTCCGCTTGCGCTGCCTGGCGTCTTGTTCGGGCGGGTTCGGCAAACCGGCCAGACTGATCACCCTCTGTCGAGCCGTCGAGGCCGTGATCCGTTGGTGGAGGTGGGTCGGCGCCAGCCCGGGCCCGGCGCCGACCGGGCAGGCAGGCAAGGGGCCCGGAAGCAGGTCAAGCCGACACCGGGTGTGGTGTCGGCTTGACGTGTCGGCGGACGCGGTCCAACGCGCCTGCCGGGCATCCTGAAGCGGTGCGGGTTTGCGACCAGTAGCCGTCAGGAGGACACCGGCGGCTCGCCGTCGGTGTCGTGCTGGGACCACCGTCTTCCTGAAGGGGTCCAGGCCGCAAGTCGGCAGGAACAAACGGTGGGCCACCGCGGGCGCGGAAGACGCGGAAGACATCGGTGGCATGCTGGAGTTCGGGGGGTGGCCGGGTGACGGATCCGGTGGCGGGGCGGGGAACACCAACGGGGCCAGAATTTCACATAACAGACAAAAGCCGCACGGGGACGGGGCGGAGGACTGCGGGGCGTGGAAGGGTATGTCGAGCGCAGCCCGCCGTGTGTGGCAGGTCCAACTGCCGTAAGGGCTGCGCGACTTTGCGACCAGTAGCCCTGGGCCCCGGCGCCTCGCCGGCGGCCCCCGTCAGGACGGAGTCCTGCGCACCATGAGCGATCTCTCCTCCCTCCCCGGCCCGGCCGAACCGGCAACGGCCTGCCCCTGTGTCCCCGGCGCCGCCGAACCGGACGGTGACTCAGGGCGGTTCGGGTCCACGCACGCGCTGATCCTGCTGATCGCCGTCCTGGGACTGGGCAGCACCCTGTTCCTCGTCGGCACCCCGTTGGAGACCGTCTTCGCGCTGCTGGGCGGCTGCGGAGCGATCGGCGCCGCCACCCTGGCCGCGGCCCGGGGCGGCCGGCGGCTGGTGACCGTCATCGTCGAGACCGCCGTGCGGTCTTCCACGGCCGCAGGCAAGTAGGCGCCCGCCATGACCCGTTCATCCGCCGTCGGCACCCCGGACCGTTCCTTCGCCGACCTCGCCGAGCACCTGATCGCCCTGCGCCGGGCCGCGCGGTTGCCTCAGCGTGCCCTCGCCGAGGCTGCCAACGTCTCCCGCGGCGCCGTCCAGCGCGCCGAGTCCGGCACCGCGGCGCCCTCCCCGGCCGTCCTCGACGCCTACGTGCGTGCCTGCGCAGGTACCCCGGCCGACCAGGCCCGGGCACGTCTCCTGCGCAACCGTGGCCGCACCGCACAGCGCGGCCGCCTCCGCCACCTCAAGGCGCCGGCCCCCGCCCTCATCCACAACGAGGGCGACCTCGGCGCTGCCCTAGGAGCTGTTCGAAGTTCGGATCTTGCGAGGTTCAATGGTGTGCTGGCCTGGGCTGGTAGAACTCCTGCGTGGCGCGTTTTGATGTGACGGATCCCGAGTGGGAGTTGATCGAGGGACGTCTGCCGGTGGCGGCGACGGGTCCGCTGCCTCGACGGGTGCGGGACCAGTTCAACGGCGTGCTGTGGAGGTTTCGCACCGGCAGCGGCTGGCGTGATGTCCCGGAACGCTACGGGCCCTGGTCCACGGTGTATTCACGGTTCAGAGCCTGGTCGAAGGCCGGGGTGTTCCAAGCGCTGATGGACGGTCTGATCGCCGAGGCTGCTGCACGCGGGCAGGTCGGGCTGGAACTGGTCAGTGTGGATTCCACGGTCGTGCGGGCCCATCACGAATCGGCAGGTCTGGCGATCGCCGGGGAGACCCTGGACGCACTCGAACAGGCACTGACCGAGGAAAAGGGGGTTCCGCTGCCGGAACAGGGACCGGTCCTGCGGGTGATGCGCCACCGCCGGTATCCGGCGCGGGCGACTCGCAGGAGGGCCGGGAGCGGTCCGCGGCACGGCGCCGTCGCCGGGCACGGGCGGAGGCGGCCGGGCTCGGCAGGTCCAGAGGCGGGCTGAGCAGCAAGGTCCACGCCGCGGTCGACGCGGCGGGACTGCCACTGGTGCTCGTGCTGACCCCGGGCCAGGCGGCGGACTGCCCGCAGTTCCAGGTGGTGCTCGGCCGGATCCGCGTCGCAGGCCCCAGGGGCCGCCCGCGCACCCGGCCCGGGGCGGTGGCCGCCGACAAGGCCTACTCGTCCAAGGCCAACCGCGCCTACCTGCGCAGACGCGGGATCACCGCAGTCATCCCGGAAAAGAACGACCAAGCTGCCAACCGCCGGAAGAAGGGCTCGGCCGGCGGCCGGCCCGTCGTCTTCGACGCGCACCGCTACAAGCAGCGCAACACTGTGGAGCGCTGCTTCCAGAAGATCAAGACCTGGCGTGGGCTCGCCACCCGCTATGACAAGTCCCCCGAGAGCTACGAGGCAGGACTTCACCTCCGGGGATCGCTCATGTGGCTGAAGCAGCTCACCTCAACTACATGATCCGAACCCCAAACAGCCCCTAGCAGTCGTGTACGAACGGGCCGGCGCGCCCTCGCCGAGCGACAGCCGCCTCGCCCCCGGTCGGCGGCCGCTGCCGCGCACCACGGCGTGGCGGATCGTGGAGCGCAAGAAACTGCCGCCCACCGCCGAGCAGTTGGTGACGTTCCTGACCCTGTGCGGCATCGGCCCCGACGCACAGCGCCCGTACATCGATGCCTACCACCGCATCACCACCCACCGCACCCGCCCCGAGCCCCCGTCCGCCCGGCGTCCCCCCGACCACCTCGCCCGTCTCGTCCGCCTCGGCCTCGACGAACTAGCGTCGGCCCGGCCCGTCCCCGACCACCTCGTCCGTGACGAACTGCCGCTCGACATCGACACGTTCAACCTTCCCCACCCCTATCCCCGGTTCCTCCAGAAGCTGCCGCGGGACGAGATCACGACCGCCGTCGCCGTCGCTACCGCCTTCCTGGCCTCGAGAGAAGCCCGGCGTAACGGGTCCACCTTCGATCGAGCGCTCCGTGTCGAAAACCCCTCCTCCGGCCCCTCCGAAATCAGCATCATGCCCCTCGCAGGCGGCCGTTCCGCAGGAGAGCTCTACGCAATCAAGTACTCGCCCCTGCCTGACACCTTCCGGGACGACAAGACCGACCTCATCACGCGCAACGCCGACGGCAGCACAACGATCTACGAGGCCAAGAGCCACCACCGTCCCACTCCGCCCCCGCCTCCGGCTCGGGATGCCGGACACGCCGCCTGACCCCCAGAAAAGGTACTGACTCTCGCCCCAAGTGGCCTGCTCAATCTCGACAGCAGAAGCCAACGCTTCTCACACCAGACCCTGACGATGCACGTCAGGGCCTGGGTTCGGCCAGTGTCGTATATACCCACCCGGCCGCTGATGACGGCGCCGTGAGCGCTCCATGGCCTCCCGCACGACGGACGCTCTATGGTCCCGGGCCGCAGTGGCGGTGCCCGCACCTGTCTGGTACCCCAGCAGTGGAACAACCTCGTGTGTCAGTCCGGCCCTCTACGCTGGAACCTGATGCGGGCGGTGTGGGCCAGCAGAACGGTCAGAGGACGGCAGTGACGGAAAACGACAGCAGGGCACACAACTGGCAGAGCATCCGGGAATGGGACGGAAGCCAGCATCGCGCCTTTGAAGAACTGTGCTTCCAGCTCCGCACGCCAGCGCCTCCGGGCTGGGAGACGATCAAGACAGCCGCCCCGGACGGCGGTGTCGAATGGTACGACCAGGCCCCCGACGGCAGTGCCGCGCACGGGTACCAGGTCAAGTTCGTCCACCGCATCGAAGACCTGATCCCCCAGGCGAAGAAGAGCGCCAAGACAGTCGGCGAGAACATCGCCCACCGGAAGATCGTCCGGCTTGAGTTCCTCACGCCCTTCGACCTCTCCGATCCCACTCCTTTCACCCCGAGCGGCACGCCGCGTACCGGCGCACGAAAGCGGTGGAACAACAACGTCGTCAAGTGGAACAATGAACTGCCTGGTCTCGCCGGTGTCGACATCCGCTATGTCGGTGGTGGCGAATTGCTGGAACGCCTGACCCGGCCCGGTAATGAGGGACGCCAATGGTTCTTCTTCGAAAAGCGTGCGCTGGGCACGGAGTGGTTACGGGAACAGGTCACGCTCGCTGAGCGTCTGGCTGATTCGCGGTACACCCCGGAACATCATGTGACGTTGCCGCTGGCCCAGGTGGCGGACGCGTGCGCCCTGCCGCAGGAATTCCTCCGGCAGAGTGTTCAGCGGGCCCGGGACCTGCAGTCCACTTTTGAGACAGCCCTCTCCGAGATGACGTGGTGGCATGACCGCTACCCTGCGCCGGACAGCAGCCCGGCGCACGAAGCGCTGTCGCGGTGGGTGCAGTTGTGGACACGTCCGCTGCGGGAGGGCGCGGACAGCTTGGTCCAAGACCTGACTGCGGCATCCGCGAGCTCCGGTTTCCCCGCCGAGCAGACAGCCGCTGTGGCTGAGGACATGCTTGACCGGCTGGGCGAATTCAGGGGCCTGGCCGACCAGTTCGCCGGAGAACCGACCGAAAGTGGTGATGCTTCGGCGCCGCCTCTCTCGCAGCCGGGCATGGGCCACGCACAGACTGCATCCGAGAGTCTGGAATCTTTACGCGAGGGAGCTCTCGCACGTGCCCGCAACGCCTGCGAGCGGGTGCTGAACCTGATGCAGAGCAGCGCTGCCCGGGCAGCGGAAAAGGGAGCGTGGCTGCTCCTGGGGGAAGCCGGGCAGGGCAAGACACATCTGCTGGTCGATGCCGCACAAAGGGCCGTGGACAAAGACCGGCCGGCGCTGGTCGTGTTCGGGCAAGAGCTGAGCGGCCACAGCCCTTTGAGCGAGATCGCGCGGAGACGCGGACTGGGCCCCCTCCCCGAGCGGGATTTCCTCCAGGCGATGGACGCCGCGGGCGCGGCCAGCGGCAGCCGCTTCCTGCTGATCATCGATGCCCTCAATGACTCCGCCGACGCGGGGCGCTGGAAGAGCGAACTGCTCGCTCTCCAGGGGCATCTGGCCGGATACCGGCACATCGCTCTGGTGGTGTCCTGCCGCTCGACCTTCAGATCTCTGGTGGTACCTGACCGTTTCGACGGGCCTACTTCGGTGCACTCTGGCTTCGCAGGCCGGGAGATGGAAGGCCTCGAGAGTTACCTTCGGGGCAATCAGGCTGCTCTTCCCAACACCCCCCTGCTCGCCTCGGTCTTCACCAGCCCGCTCTTCGTGAAGCTGTACGCGGACAGCCTGAACAAGAGCCGGGACAGGGGATCGGGTGGCCGTCCGCGGGACCGCAGCGCGGTGTTCGACGCCTATGTCGATCACCGGGCGGAGACCATCTGTTCCCGGCTCGGGCTGGACCCCATCGAGCGGCCCGTGCACCGTGCGGTGGACGCCCTTGCCACACGCATGGCCGCCGAACGGCTTTCCGTGCTTCCCCGCGGTGAGGCCCGCGATCTTGCGGACGCCTGCGCGCCTGCAGCCACGACGTGGCCGGACACCATGCTCGGGGAACTCCTCGCTCAGGGCATCGTGTCCCACGAGCGGACCTACAGGGCGGAGGAAGAAGTCGGTATCGGTTTCCCCTATCAGGCGTTCGGCGACGACCGCGTCGTGCGGTCGGTCCTCGCTGCCCACCAGGACGAGATCAAGTCGCTCCGTCAGGGCCAAAACCTGGCCGCCGACTCCTCCTTGCGAAACTGGCTGTGTCAGGCCGCACCCAACTATCAAGAAGCCGCGTCGATTCTCCTGCCCGAGCAGACCGGCACGGAACTCATCGACCTCCTTGCCTCCCCTCCTCGGCCCGCGACGGAGACCACCGAGCCCGACGACCGGGCGGACACGCAGCGCTACCTCCTGGCCCGTAGTTTCCTGGAAACGCTTCCCCTCCGCAGCACACGAAGCGTCACCGAACGCACCATCGCACTCCTCAACGAGTCAGCGGCCCGTCACGGGCGTACCTCCGACGTGCTGGAGGCTGTCCTGGCGGTCGCCGCGGAGCCAGGGCATCTGCTGAACGCCGACCGTCTCCACCAGGTACTGGCGAGAAGAACACGGCCCGAACGCGACGCCTGGTGGGGTGTTGAGACCTACACGATGCTGTGGGACGTCACCGCGCTGCACCGGCTGCTGCGCTGGGCCGAGCAGTACCCCACCCCGCAGGATCTCCACCCCTCGTCCCGTCCGGCCCAGCCCCGGCTCGGGGACCGGACACGCCGGCCCGTGACTGCTCCCGCACCCAGCAACGAGGAAGTCGTCCGGCTGGCGGCCACGACACTGATCTGGACCCTCACGTCCTCCAACCGGTTCCTCCGGGACCGTGCAACCAAAGCCCTCGTGCAACTGCTCCTGGGGCACGGGGACGTGCTGGTGTCCCTCCTGGACAGATTCCTGCACGAGGACGCCGGGAAGGTGGACGATTCCTACCTCTTCGAGCGCCTGGTGTGGGTCGCGTACGGGGTCGTGGCCCGCCGTGGCGAGGGCGAGGGGCGGCGAGGCCTCCTGAAGCAGGTCGCGCAGCGGATCATTGAATATGTCTACGGAGACACCGGTTCGCCAGCGCATGCCTCGAGGAACGCGTTGCTGTGCGATGCGGCTACCCGCATCGTGACCATGGCGCACGGCGCGGGTGCCGTCACCGACGACGAAGCAGGGGTGGTCAGGCACCCGCATCCCTGCCCGGACATCGGGCAGGCCCCGGCGGAAGACGATCTCGACAACCTCTTCCCGCGGCGCGAGCGGGACCAGCCCCAGTGGGGCTCGATTCGCTCCTCCCTGTCAACACTGGGAGACTTCGCGGACTACGAAGTGCGGTCGGCCGTCAACCATTTCAGCATGCTGCCTCTGGCGTCCGGCTATCCCCAGCGGCCATCGTGGCAGCGCCGCGACGATCCTGTCGTGGTGGACACCGCCCGCATCCCCGCCTTCGCAGAGAGCCTCCCCGAGTCGGTCCGGTCTGCCCTGAGTTCACCGGCCGCTGTCACGCAGCTCCTCACCGGGTGGAAGGGGCGGCAGGTCCTCGACCGCGATCAGTACGCGCTGCTGCACGACTGCAGGGCGCCACCCGCCGACGACGAACGCCTCGCCGATACCCGGGTGGACGCAGAGTGGGCCGCGCGGTGGGTTCTCGCCCGCGTCGCCGATCTTGGATGGTCACCGGAGCTCTTCGCCGAGTTCGACACCTTCCGTGGACGCATGCCCAGCTCAAGGCAGTCCCACAAAGGCGAACGGATCGGCAAGAAGTACCAGTGGATGGCCCTCCACGAGCTGGTGGAGAGACTGGCGAACCACCGTCACCCCCACCGGGCCTTCGAAGACGACGACACCGAGTACCCCGGCGCGGCACGGCTGTCCCTGCTCGACATCGATCCCTCTCTTCCGCCGGCCCGGCACCCGTTCGACGCCGACGACGACGCAAGCGACCCCAGAGAAGCGGACAACGCAACCTTTCCGCCCTCCGAT
The nucleotide sequence above comes from Streptomyces sp. NBC_01716. Encoded proteins:
- a CDS encoding helix-turn-helix domain-containing protein, encoding MTRSSAVGTPDRSFADLAEHLIALRRAARLPQRALAEAANVSRGAVQRAESGTAAPSPAVLDAYVRACAGTPADQARARLLRNRGRTAQRGRLRHLKAPAPALIHNEGDLGAALGAVRSSDLARFNGVLAWAGRTPAWRVLM
- a CDS encoding DEAD/DEAH box helicase; translation: MMSGMVTPVDAPSVRPFRKPELRPGQERGLKAAVRHLRRPYTRALFVSATGTGKTLVSIRVADALQARLVLVVVPTLDLAAQTALAWRRDGHTGHMVIVSSMDASAHGALAARRVGSTSDSRSLAALMSVVGEGEDQLPALTVICTYDSLDKIEGTQHTRYRVPPFDLAVMDEAHRIAGRADKKWAAVNDTARIRADRRLYMTATPRSFAAPDLVESADTGRPRPRRRTLEPGMDVSLNSMDNEAVYGKKIFEYPLAQAIEDGVAADYRIVVPTITDTELRTRLNTTAPGTSTDIADTHDALRTTALHLAVLKAMSDHELRRVLVFFHLVEDARRFTRELGHTLRRLRRADPRAFPGLQPTVFFVHGDHTPDQRAQIFTDFAASPRAILTNAKVIAEGVDIPSVDAVVFADPTSSVIRCVQGLGRALRLDVSGKTASLIVPVYIPPGADSEDILGTAYEPVWAITTALASHDHRILERLPNKANRLPAETSRLIGHRWHFDFTVHPERIARAMDLISFNPRGPLSRSRREGLTAAQAFHDHYGHLDVPTDHVDTVGYELGRFITTMRDAHHTGRLDPDLTAELDTLGMIWDKHQAAWRARLTAAADYHQTHGHLAAPATTPTGAWLAEQRHLATKNALDPARADDLTALDAHWRLPYGPDWHRKYHLLRTHLTNGTDPATLTHDTLLAGVKIGSWLHRQLTTWHTLHPGQQHLLASLGLTPAGNPLTSTGRPRRTFEQTVQLLELFLHREGRAPAARETIRVDDDTVRIGAWLAKTRTKHRAGQLPDNHTLLVATLFDGDWTTEDAVPAVPV